The DNA segment GTTTAAGCTATGAATGAGAGAAATTTTAGTATCAGCTACCAGTCGTTTAAGGGATTGGAAGAGCTAAGTGAAAACGATAAAGCATTGTGCTTAAAGGCAGAAGAGGCGCTAAATACTTCGTATTCGCCCTATTCCAGGTTTAAAGTAGGGACGGCACTTCAGTTAAAAGGAGGTAAGGTGGTATTGGGAAGTAACCAGGAAAATGTGGCTTACCCTTCGGGATTATGTGCAGAAAGAGTTGCTTTATTTGCCATCGGTTCGTCAGATCCGAATGCGGTGATTGAAAGTA comes from the Pedobacter sp. FW305-3-2-15-E-R2A2 genome and includes:
- a CDS encoding cytidine deaminase translates to MNERNFSISYQSFKGLEELSENDKALCLKAEEALNTSYSPYSRFKVGTALQLKGGKVVLGSNQENVAYPSGLCAERVALFAIGSSDPNAVIESMAITAKTDNFVIEKPVTSCGACLQVMAEVEQKQKQEIEVLFYCINGEILKVKGIKNLLPFVFVEARLVV